A single window of Salvia splendens isolate huo1 chromosome 6, SspV2, whole genome shotgun sequence DNA harbors:
- the LOC121808799 gene encoding uncharacterized protein LOC121808799 encodes MRRCPNHGLSPGQQILTFYRGGTLEAMRELNMSARGSLLKLGEAEALEVIERVASNDDGWRNDRSKSYRVTFTSDFDRMDTISKQLEFLTDKLGYMGTRQVGTEMQQGVEDVNYIYQGDNSRNFNNYRPNLGGGNYNHYGNKVHPNLSYGNPNNALQPPPGFQVSDGQIIEPKKDELKDVLMAFMKQMGECMKDSNKRLVQVEANVNALTIHMKGIDNQMSQVSQAVGIQHQPGQFPSQTVVNPKDCKDCKAINLISGKSYEGPTMPAEKEKISQEETVVEEVVEEEEPVEEVPPPKASTVIPAPPAEVKIPFPQRVQKKKLDDHFSRFLDIFRKVNINIPLVEALQQMPTYAKFLKDVLSKKKKWTDYETVNISENCSAIIQKKLPAKLKDPGSFNISCVIGNDRQTKALCDLGASINLMPLSFFRKIKIGTLKPTTITLQMADRTVTYTKGIVEDVLVMVHDFIFPIDFVVLDMEEDMNVPFILGRPFLATGKTLIDVAKGELTLHMGNKRHILSIYNAMKSREEEKLVMKKECKAVHVVEVQKAQEIESTFGDFSLPQWMFASCGGSISKEETTSNPKVKVKKTKAENSPKVETKISDGALKNTWWKKRLARSYASNIDRKSNTTSYGVT; translated from the coding sequence ATGAGAAGATGCCCCAACCACGGGTTAAGCCCGGGGCAACAAATCTTAACCTTCTACAGGGGAGGCACGCTGGAGGCAATGCGCGAATTGAACATGAGCGCCAGAGGATCTCTCTTGAAGTTGGGAGAAGCTGAAGCACTTGAGGTGATTGAGAGAGTGGCTTCAAATGATGATGGATGGAGAAACGATAGAAGCAAATCCTATAGAGTGACATTCACCTCCGATTTTGATAGGATGGATACAATATCCAAGCAGCTGGAATTCCTAACTGACAAGCTTGGGTATATGGGAACAAGGCAGGTTGGGACTGAGATGCAACAAGGAGTCGAAGATGTAAACTACATTTACCAAGGTGACAATAGCAGAAATTTCAACAATTACCGCCCCAACCTAGGAGGAGGCAATTACAACCACTATGGGAACAAGGTGCATCCCAACTTGTCCTACGGGAACCCAAATAATGCCTTGCAACCACCACCCGGATTCCAGGTATCAGATGGCCAAATCATAGAACCGAAGAAGGATGAGCTGAAAGATGTGTTAATGGCTTTTATGAAACAAATGGGAGAGTGCATGAAAGACTCCAACAAAAGGCTAGTGCAGGTTGAAGCTAATGTGAATGCCTTGACTATTCACATGAAGGGCATCGATAACCAGATGAGCCAGGTTTCACAGGCTGTGGGTATTCAGCATCAACCAGGCCAATTTCCTTCACAAACGGTTGTAAATCCTAAAGACTGTAAGGATTGCAAAGCCATTAATCTGATaagtggaaagagctatgaaggcccaaCCATGCCTGCAGAGAAGGAGAAAATCTCTCAAGAGGAGACAGTGGTAGAAGAGGTGGTGGAAGAAGAAGAACCAGTGGAAGAGGTGCCGCCTCCCAAGGCAAGTACCGTGATACCTGCACCCCCTGCTGAGGTTAAGATCCCATTTCCACAGCGCgtgcagaagaagaaactagATGATCACTTCTCTAGGTTTCTTGACATATTTAGAAAAGTGAACATCAACATCCCGTTGGTAGAGGCGTTACAGCAAATGCCTACATATGCAAAGTTTTTAAAAGATGTGctctccaagaagaagaagtggaCTGACTATGAGACGGTGAATATATCTGAAAACTGTAGTGCCATAATTCAGAAAAAGCTACCGGCCAAGCTTAAAGATCCTGGGAGTTTCAACATCTCATGCGTCATTGGAAATGACAGACAGACAAAGGCACTTTGTGATCTGGGGGCGAGTATAAATTTGATGCCATTATCGTTTTTCAGAAAGATAAAGATCGGCACTCTCAAGCCGACAACAATCACGCTACAGATGGCAGATAGAACCGTCACCTATACCAAAGGAATTGTTGAGGACGTTCTTGTAATGGTACACGACTTCATATTCCCCATCGATTTTGTAGTGTTGGATATGGAAGAAGACATGAATGTACCGTTTATCCTGGGGCGCCCATTCCTTGCAACGGGAAAAACATTGATAGATGTAGCAAAGGGAGAGCTCACTCTTCATATGGGCAACAAACGTCACATCCTATCTATCTACAATGCTATGAAGAGTCGTGAGGAAGAAAAACTTGTTATGAAGAAGGAGTGCAAAGCTGTGCACGTTGTAGAGGTCCAAAAGGCACAAGAAATTGAGTCCACATTTGGGGATTTTTCTTTACCGCAATGGATGTTTGCTTCATGTGGTGGATCAATTTCTAAAGAAGAGACTACATCAAATCCTAAAGTGAAGGTGAAGAAAACAAAAGCTGAAAATTCACCCAAAGTGGAAACCAAAATTTCTGATGGAGCTCTAAAAAATACTTGGTGGAAGAAGAGATTGGCTAGATCATATGCTTCCAATATTGACAGAAAGTCTAACACCACCAGTTATGGCGTGACATGA